A genome region from Lujinxingia vulgaris includes the following:
- a CDS encoding MYXO-CTERM sorting domain-containing protein, with translation MWSNAQVKKVAVGLAAAGALGLSTVSIAWACSIGLNQEPMVFLEEEPTEPVDLPPAVTLQVESIKRSETPRREGCSEVATSCDDTAFLTLSVEGYDRDAGGLRFAIEGEHPGSLLLPEFPLVLTGEEDEVTFIWSDLDTMYEPIDAEITATWVDAWGRDGETSAPVQVRNEGAEGGGCAVAGGAGSTGALVLAAAMSLMLVSRRRRLAM, from the coding sequence ATGTGGAGCAACGCGCAGGTAAAGAAGGTGGCAGTGGGGCTTGCGGCGGCGGGCGCGCTGGGGCTCTCGACGGTGAGCATCGCCTGGGCTTGCTCCATCGGTTTGAACCAGGAGCCGATGGTGTTTCTGGAGGAAGAGCCCACCGAGCCCGTCGATCTGCCGCCGGCGGTGACGCTGCAAGTAGAAAGCATCAAGCGCTCTGAGACCCCGCGGCGCGAGGGCTGCAGCGAGGTGGCCACAAGCTGCGACGACACCGCCTTTCTGACGCTCTCGGTCGAAGGCTATGATCGGGATGCCGGCGGGCTTCGCTTTGCGATCGAGGGCGAACACCCCGGCTCGCTTTTGCTTCCCGAGTTTCCGCTCGTGCTCACCGGTGAGGAAGATGAGGTCACCTTTATCTGGAGTGACCTCGATACGATGTACGAGCCGATTGACGCCGAGATCACCGCCACCTGGGTCGACGCATGGGGCCGAGATGGCGAGACGAGCGCGCCGGTGCAGGTGCGCAACGAAGGCGCCGAGGGCGGCGGCTGCGCGGTGGCCGGTGGCGCCGGCTCCACCGGCGCGCTGGTGCTCGCCGCGGCGATGAGCCTGATGCTGGTCAGCCGCCGGCGTCGCCTCGCTATGTAA
- a CDS encoding THUMP domain-containing protein — protein sequence MATTHSFFATCPKHLELLLEEELKGLGARKVRQTVSGVFFEGPIEVGYRAVMWSRLANTVLLQLKSFRAPSPEALYEGVRTIAWDEHLSVDGTLAVNFTSRNSEITHTKFGALKVKDAVVDQFRDSFGRRPSVDLRQPDVKINCHIDRDEATISIDLAGESLHKRSYRADSGTAPLKENVAAAVLIRAGWPELAKEGAPLFDPMCGSGTLLIEGALMAADCAPGLVRDSFGFDSWLQHDELVWAKILAEAQERFEIGRPKLGTYVGTDIDGSILRTARANTEKAGLDAIIRYSRRPVTEIAPPMLATRPGLVVTNAPYGERLGGDGEAEQTHRELGESLKGRFGGWQASVLTGSKELGFKLGVRADKVYSIYNGALECVLLNFSLRERR from the coding sequence ATGGCCACCACCCACTCCTTTTTTGCCACCTGCCCCAAACACCTGGAGCTGCTCCTCGAAGAGGAGCTCAAAGGGCTGGGGGCCCGAAAGGTGCGCCAGACCGTCAGCGGTGTGTTTTTTGAGGGGCCGATTGAGGTGGGCTACCGCGCGGTGATGTGGAGCCGGCTGGCCAACACGGTGCTCTTGCAGCTTAAGAGCTTTCGCGCGCCGAGCCCCGAGGCGCTCTACGAGGGCGTGCGCACCATCGCCTGGGATGAGCACCTCTCGGTCGACGGCACGCTGGCGGTGAACTTCACCTCGCGCAACTCCGAGATCACGCACACGAAGTTCGGGGCGCTCAAGGTCAAAGACGCCGTCGTCGATCAGTTTCGCGACAGCTTCGGGCGCCGACCCTCGGTCGATCTTCGCCAGCCCGACGTGAAGATCAACTGCCACATCGACCGCGATGAGGCCACGATCAGCATCGACCTGGCCGGCGAGAGCCTGCATAAGCGCTCGTACCGGGCGGATTCGGGGACTGCGCCGCTGAAAGAGAACGTGGCCGCCGCCGTCTTGATCCGCGCCGGCTGGCCCGAGCTCGCGAAAGAGGGCGCGCCCCTTTTTGACCCGATGTGCGGGTCGGGCACCCTTCTGATCGAAGGCGCGCTGATGGCTGCCGACTGCGCCCCGGGCCTTGTGCGCGATAGCTTTGGCTTCGACAGCTGGCTTCAGCACGACGAGCTCGTCTGGGCCAAAATCCTGGCCGAAGCCCAGGAGCGCTTTGAGATCGGTCGCCCGAAACTCGGCACCTATGTGGGCACCGACATCGACGGTTCCATCCTGCGCACCGCCCGCGCCAACACCGAGAAAGCCGGGCTCGACGCCATCATCCGCTACTCGCGCCGCCCGGTCACCGAGATTGCTCCGCCCATGCTTGCGACGCGCCCCGGCCTGGTGGTCACGAACGCGCCTTATGGCGAGCGCCTGGGTGGCGATGGCGAAGCCGAGCAGACCCACCGCGAGCTTGGCGAGTCGCTCAAGGGCCGTTTTGGCGGCTGGCAGGCCTCGGTGCTCACGGGCTCCAAAGAGCTGGGCTTTAAACTCGGTGTGCGCGCCGATAAAGTGTACTCGATCTACAACGGCGCGCTCGAATGCGTGCTCCTGAATTTTTCGTTGCGGGAGCGTCGCTGA
- a CDS encoding VOC family protein, with amino-acid sequence MSMFKPESYPSLSPYLIVGDAREVGRFLEAVFGATVLREHTRDDGSVMHVEYRIDDSVVMMGEAQGEWESQPAHLHVYVADAMATYERALAAGAEGVQAPAKKPDGDVRGGFKGPAGNTWWVATEQR; translated from the coding sequence ATGAGCATGTTCAAACCCGAATCGTACCCTTCGCTCTCTCCTTACCTCATCGTCGGCGACGCGCGGGAGGTGGGGCGTTTTCTGGAGGCCGTCTTCGGCGCCACCGTCCTGCGCGAGCACACCCGAGACGACGGCTCGGTGATGCATGTGGAGTACCGCATCGACGATAGCGTCGTGATGATGGGCGAGGCGCAGGGCGAATGGGAATCCCAGCCCGCGCACCTGCACGTGTATGTGGCCGACGCGATGGCGACCTACGAGCGGGCGCTGGCCGCGGGCGCCGAGGGCGTGCAGGCCCCCGCGAAGAAGCCCGACGGTGATGTGCGCGGCGGCTTCAAAGGCCCTGCTGGAAACACCTGGTGGGTGGCCACAGAACAACGCTGA
- a CDS encoding pseudouridine synthase translates to MIPRRLDKFIADCTGLPRREIHRRLQHDAVRIERPAPWESPHPWPETLIYADDRVFFEQELLQPRPPSSYFMHHKPMGVVSTTSSPSGAPCLGPTLDALPAGTFPVGRLDRDTTGLMLMTDDGDLAHLLLHPKFHIEKEYILRIPGPLHPDDPRIARALEGIELNDGPARALRARVVASGDDHSLLGLVVDEGRKHLVRRMARALDLRLQHLHRARMGELTLGELARGETRALSEVEIAALWRAVGGHERVMRRRLGALFRIARDRRAEERPDLRLEHYLEDAGQTIADSINLSTT, encoded by the coding sequence ATGATCCCCCGTCGTCTCGATAAGTTCATCGCGGACTGCACCGGGCTGCCCCGGCGCGAGATCCACCGCCGTCTTCAGCACGACGCGGTGCGCATCGAGCGCCCCGCCCCCTGGGAGTCGCCTCACCCCTGGCCGGAGACGCTGATCTACGCCGACGATCGCGTCTTCTTTGAGCAGGAGCTGCTCCAACCGCGCCCCCCGTCGAGCTACTTCATGCACCACAAGCCCATGGGGGTGGTCTCCACGACCTCCTCCCCCTCGGGCGCCCCCTGCCTGGGCCCCACCCTCGACGCCCTTCCGGCGGGCACCTTTCCGGTGGGTCGCCTCGACCGCGACACCACCGGTCTGATGCTGATGACCGACGACGGCGACCTCGCCCACCTCTTGCTCCACCCGAAATTCCACATCGAAAAAGAGTACATCCTGCGCATCCCCGGCCCCCTTCACCCCGACGACCCGCGCATCGCCCGCGCCTTAGAGGGCATCGAGCTCAACGACGGCCCGGCCCGCGCGCTCCGCGCGCGCGTTGTTGCCAGCGGCGACGATCACAGCCTGCTCGGCCTGGTCGTCGATGAAGGCCGCAAACATCTGGTGCGACGCATGGCCCGCGCGCTCGATCTTCGCCTCCAACATCTGCACCGCGCGCGTATGGGCGAGCTTACATTGGGAGAACTTGCGCGCGGGGAGACGCGCGCGTTGAGCGAGGTCGAGATCGCCGCCCTCTGGCGCGCGGTCGGCGGCCACGAACGCGTGATGCGCCGGCGCCTGGGCGCCCTCTTCCGCATCGCCCGCGATCGCCGCGCCGAGGAGCGACCCGACCTCCGCCTGGAGCATTATCTGGAAGACGCCGGACAGACCATCGCCGATTCCATAAACCTTTCAACCACTTAA